Genomic DNA from Lactuca sativa cultivar Salinas chromosome 8, Lsat_Salinas_v11, whole genome shotgun sequence:
atttaatcaagcataagtcagagacttttgaaaggtttaaagagtttaaataggaagtcaagaatcaattgggcaggaacattaagatgcttcgatccgatcgtagtggtgagtatcttagtacagagttcctcgactatcttaaggaatgtgggattatctcacaattgacacctcccaggacaccacagttgaatggtgtagctgagaggcgtaatcgaaccttgttggatatggttagttccatgatgagtcgagcttcactaccaatatgattttgggggtatgccttagagactaccgcctatatccttaatctggttcctactaagaaagttgccaaaactcctcatgagatgtggactggtaaagttcccaaactagaccacatcaagatttgggtttgcgaggctttcgtgaggcgcgagactcatgataagctcgaacctcgaagtgagaggtgtattttcaccggctacccacataaatcctttggttacctctttctacagacctagtgagaatgtggtctttgtagcaaggagggttttttttttccgagagagagagagagagagagagagagagagagagagttcataatccaaggaaacagtgggagacaaattgaccttgaagaaattcaagagtcaagtggtgaagaaacttcaaaccctagcactcaacttgcaGAGGAagctcctgttgagccaattgatgagtctgtacctctaaggcgttccacaagggttaggaatgcacctgagcactactatggtttccatattactgtggaaggtgagacacttatcagtgatgagacattggtaagtctggatgaacctaacagttacacagaagccatggcaggccccgagtcagctaaatggaaagaggcaatagacagcgagatacaatccatgtatgacaatcaagtttggaacttggttgacaatgtaccaagtcgtaagacagttgggtgcaaatggatctttaagaagaagaccgacatggatggtaatgtacacacttataaggcgcgactagttgcaaagggcttttctcaaacttcgggagttgattatgatgagaccttttcaccagttgcaaagattaagtccattagggttctgttagccatcactgtatttcatgattatgaaatatggcaattagatgtcaaaaccgccttccttaatggaagtttggctgaggatgtttacatgagtcagccagagggttttgtcagtacataataccctaataaagtgtgtaagctcgataattccatttatggattgaaacagacacctcgcagatggaatctttgcttcgatgaaaaAGTCAGAGactttggcttttcgaggagtgaagatgaatcttgtgtctatgtcaaggctagtgggagtatagttagctttttggtactgtatgtggtcgacatactactcataggaaatgacatcccaaccttgtaggaagtgaagtcctagcttgggaagtgtttctctttgaaagacctaggagaagctgcctatattctggggataaggattttaagagaccggagtaaaagactaattcgacttagtcagaatacctaTTTAGATAAGGTGCTAAAaaggttcagcatgcaagattccaggaagggagagttacccatccagagttacgccagactgagtaaaactcagagcctgagtactgaggctgagatagcacaaatgagtcgagtaccttatgcttctgcagtaggctcgatcatgtatgccatgacctGCACTTGTCCTAATatggcctttgccttgagcatggtcagcagatatcaggggaaccctggcaaggctcactggactgcggtaaagaatatcctcaagtacctgcggaggactaaggactgggtccttaccctcggtgggagtgatgatttgagagttgtagggtatagtgatgctagctttcagactgatagggataattttcgctctcagtcaggctgggtctttaccttaaacggatgaacaatcacttggaagagttccaagcaggagacagtggctgattcaacttgcgaattagagtatatagtagcaagcgagacagcaaaggaggcgatatggctgaagaacttcattggagaccttggagttgtaccaactataaaggagccaatggaaattttttgtgatagtgaaagtgcagttgccttagccaaggaaccaagggatcacgggagatccagacacatcgacagaaaatgccatttcatcagacatcaaatagaagaaggactcctcgtggcaaagagggtatcatcggatgagaacccagcaaattccctcacgaagggactgagtcgggttaagcatctccagcatgctcggagcatagtgccaaaggatgatattagttttagtagttagataattttgaaatttgtaaagtgtaattgacatttgatgatgaataaaagttatgtttatttatgagtaaagtgttgctatcttttgtcaatcgtttagtatatttcttttacatgttttgacttccagaataattatgtttggtattattcgaattctccacagtcggtcatatgttggaagtaggtatgaatcaaggtTGTCATGAGTTGGtagcagaggtctaagttgttggacatggctacaacactcatgagtgctcataagttttgagtatttgattcaacccacgctcactggtatcacttcatggaatttatctcgagtgatcgtgagacggtaatatcatataagtcttcaaacctagagatatgacttgttgcctacgagttggttatgcactGATCGTACGAAAcaacattggtaactcgatgttataaagcgtacttttgtgtgtgattcaacaagtagtagaacaagcatatgagtcgaagtttatctgttccttcttggattagaagtggatatctgggcccctcgatgattttgttttgacctatgtatcgggcccggtcagagccgaattgatgtgttcaatttagctCTTTGTcaaaaaatcggaaatcgggaaacaaactgctggacaataagtaagacattgttccatgtatttgtccggctgatatctagaacagaggattatatgatcacttaaaTGGCGTATCACCATCTTCTCAAttccaagagaccttgaaagagctacgattgttgatcggttcctgaagtcatacttgcagttatagttattagacttatccaagtggcagactgttggataaggtgtctaactcCGTCAGCTTTCTACCGTTATGTGAgagcatttttgtcatttcaatacccatggaccatttatgaggttttctcttattttaaataaaaataaaaaatgaaatttaatatgtaaatggtctctctctctctctctattaagAAGCATCACCCCAGACACCCTCTATTGTTATTTTGCTCGACCCCTTCTTTCCCTCGAAGCCACAACTCCAGTGAGATAAGCTAACAGTCGACGAAGAGAGCCTACCGGAAAAATTGGTTGTCAACCTTTCCACCTCCCCTCGGTTGCTGAGCAAACCCACGAACCCCCACCTATTGTGTTGTTTCCGATCTGCTCTTTCCCTCCCTTTCTTCTCCTTTTTTCTACCAACCTCTCAACCTCCCCTCCATGGCTTGTTGTGTGATGTTGCAGAGCATCGATATGTATATTTGGGTTTACAATCTGTACAATAAATCCAATCAATGAATCAGTTCAATTCATAGTTATGCAAACAAAATTCATCATCGTTAATGCATTTAAAAAATGTTGGGTATGCTAGATCGCCGAAAACGAAGCTAATTCGACCTGGTTTATACATAATGGAAGTTACCTGAGCAAAATCGGTGAATGCGATCAAAAGAATCAACGATAGGACCAGAAGCAAAGTGATGTACGAACATCCTCCTCCTACTATTTTATCTCTCTTTCACTCACTCGctgtaaaaaatgaaaatttgatgATATGTGAGTGAGAAAGAACAAATATAATGCTATGGAATGTAGATTGTGAAGAAGAATTGAATTGGGATTTGGAATTGAAGCTCCCTACCTGATGTAGATTGTGAAAAATGGGATTTGGAATCTGTCGATTAGAGAAGACGAAATGAATGAGGGCAGAAAATGGTTCAGGGGTAATTGGGGTGATGCTTCttatcgagagagagagagagagagagagagagagaaagagagtaaatttctttcattttttcttttttcttaataAAAAATTAAGATAATAAGAGAAAATCTCATAAATTGTCTCTGGGTATTGAAATGATGAAAATGCCTCTCATTTAACCGTAGAAAATCGACGTAATTAGGCGGAAGGACTaaatattaaaagttttgaaaccacagggaccattcgtgagGTTTTTGTAAATTAAGGACCAAACTTCAGATTTTcagaaaccatagggaccatttttgaagttttgtctataataaactaggtgtgagacccatgtattacattggtttatttaaaaaaaactaaagataaaattctaaacatttgagaagtatgaatttataagaaaagtgaaaaaatattgaattataaaaattaaagtgtttttttctctcttataaatttaaacaaataatttagataaataaataaataaaattaataaatcttTAATTTAATAGTTTTGTAATTATAaggaaagttcattaatgaaattgatatgcatttattattattgCATTTAAATACTATCTAGAAattaatataatgaaaaaaaccataaaatgacatgtggaataaaaattaatttaaaataaccataaaattacatgtgacaaaataaataaaaatgtgacatgtggcaaaaagatctttatttattaggtaagatgttaaataaatattaaaaggaATATAAAAAATAATCATAAAGGTAAAAATATCTTTTCGATTTTGGAATAATTGAAAGGGATGAATTTTACAGTGAAAATAGTTGAAAATGATTGTTTCcgtaatattttaaaagtttgaACCTCAATCGTCGAAAATGACAAACCACATGATCATATTTGCAGTTTTCGTCTAAATTCATTATCTaacataataaatgaaaatcaattttgccacatgtcctcttcttatttattttgacacttgtcattttctagattttttgaattatttaatatccacttgtcatttttatagaatttttcatttttagtcaaATAAAACCTATTAAATGTCATCTCATATTAGTtaactaggtgtgaaacccgtgtattacacgggttaagaaaaaaaaattaaatataaaattataagcattatatattttttaaataataagtttatataaatacaaaaaatataataaataaaataagtaatttaatatataatataagaTATTTTAAAGATTGTAGAGCatttattatgaaatttaatAGAATGAATGatctactttacatatatataaatcttACTAAAATATGGATTTTGAATttacaaaaatgaaaaatacaagaaaatgacaaatagaaaaaaataattcaaaaagtttaagaaaatgacatgtggcaaaattaaTGAAGgcatgacatttggcaaaattgattttcatttattaggttagattttattagtatattaattaatatacatAATAACTTTCTATTTGTGAATTCTtctttctattaatatattaattaatatataattatattaatgTAGATAATACCTTCCATTTGTgaattcatattaattaattttattattataaattatttaagattaaattacataaatggtctatgTAATTTATCAAAGGTCATAAACTCCGCTGTTACTTATTTTATTATGAACATGATTCTTATGGTTATCAAACCTTAATGAATAGTCTTTTTTTTCTCACACCTTCTACTTTTGGACATTTTAAGGGGTGTTTAGGGTATTTTTTTAGAgggcaaaaaaaacttttggaaaaagTTTCAAAAAGTTAGGTTTTCCTGACTCAgttttccttttttaaaaaaTCTAAAAAGAAGCTTTTAAGAAGTTTTCCCAAATGATTTTTTGTTTGTTATCTTTTACCAAAATTCTTTTTGGCCTAATCCAAACACCCCTTAATAAACCCGCGTGTGTAATACACGTACACGGTCACATACCTACTAATTTATAACCAAGGTCTCCAAGAACGATTATCTCCAAGCCCTGGCAGAAGTATTTCGTTTCCATGTCTGTTGAGATCAAACTCTCTCGATCGAATCGAACCTACCGTCCCCATGTAAGTTGCTAAACAAACTACACAACTCTACAAAATGTGCATTCAAGGGGGTTTAAATTGGTGTATTATGTATTCATCGCAGGAACCTCTTCAGGGAAAAATCATCACCAAATTTCCCTCATCAGTCTCTCACCGTGGAATCCACTTAACCGTCAATGGTTCTGTCAATTTGCAGGTTTCATTTCCTTATGATTTTATTTGTTCATGGTGGATTTTAGATAGAAAGTTGTAAACtgtaggaaaaccctaatttaaccATAATCCAATAGGTTTCACAAGTCATAGGTAGGTTGATTTACATATATTTCACGAAGGTTTTGTGTTGGTTAGAGCAATTGTGATTGTTGGAGCGCGTTCATGATATACTCAGTTTTGGTGTTTAGGTTCGTGGTGGTTCTGCCGGACTCATTGAATCGCTTTACGGTGTTCTGAAGCCTATTCCAATACTGTatctctccctccctctctctctctctctctatcattGTTTACTAGTTGGTTCTGATCAAAGCGTGGGTAATGGAAAAGAGAATTTAAACAATACTTTAAAATAAATCCTAACACGGTCAAGTAAAACATATatctatggattgaaatcatGAGTTTCTACTAACCTTCCTTGTTTAATACAGTATGTTATAAGGACGAGTGATGTTTCATTAACATTTTGACCTTAGCTCATATAAATTTGTTAATTTTTGCAATGCTGAAGGGGCCATATGTAGTGCAAGATAAAGATGGCATAAAGTGTCACTCATTGTAGAATTATATGCACTTGTTATTAAGCCATTTTTAACGTGTTTATTTAAAATTTCcttatttttttgtatatatatatatatatatatatatatatatatatatatatatatatatatatatatatatatatatatatatatatatatatatatatatatatatatatatatatatatatatatatatatatatatataaaaggaagaAGAGCATTGAGGTTGAACCATGTGGGAAGATTAGTGCAGGCACAACACAGGTATTATGTCAGATAGTTAAACAAAGAGGTTTTTTTAGGACATGTTCATTGTAGTTTTAGGTGGTGTTAAATTTTTAAAGACTGACCCATTATCCCCTTTGTGGGCAGATACCATTTTCTATTATTCTCAAACATAAAGAAGAGGATACCAAATTCTATGAAACTTTTCATGGAGCAAACATTAACATCCAGGTATGGTTTCTTCAAAGGTTCTTCTCCAATCCGCCCTTCAATATTTATGATGCTATTAATCTATCTGTGATAGACAGTATCTGCTAACTGTAGATGTTGTGAGAGGATACCTACATAAATCATTCTCTGCTACAGTGGAGTTCATAATCGAAAGTGAATTAGGTATAAGTTtggtctttctctctctctctctctctctctctctctgtgaaTATGACCAGTTCATCAAATGTAATGTAATGAATTACATTTACATATACAGGTGGTCTCCCAGAGAAACCAGTCTCTCCTGAAACGGTCTTCTTTTATATCACTCAAGACACACAAAGGCACTCTTTGCTTCATGAACTGAAATCAGGTTCCAATtaaagtaaatatatatatatatatatatatatatatatatatatatatatatatatatatatatatatttaaaaaaaaaaagttatatatatattttttttcaacttCATTTTTACAATTCACATGTTCACCTTGTAGGTGGTTTCAAGGTATCTGGTAGAATTTGCACTCAGTGCCTTGTAGGTGATCCTTTAGTGGGAGAGGTAACAGTTGAAGCATCTGCAGTCCCTATCTACTCCATTGACATTCACTTGCATCGCATCGAGTCGATTATGGTGGGGGAAAAGATAGCCACAGAAACATCCGTACTTCAGACTACTCAGGTAAAAAATTAATCTTTTTTCATGCTTTCACATTATTAACATTTTAAAATCTTCACCTTTTCTTTATACTTTATAGATAGCAGATGGAGACGTTTGCCGAAGTATCTGTCTGCCTATTTATGTCATACTTCCCCGGCTTTTGACATGTCCAACTGTGTTTGCTGGGTAAGTTGATAGGAATAATTTTCATGTTGTCATTTGTATACCACTATAAATATAGATAATATGATTTAACTTTTGTGCAGACCATTTTCAGTGGAGTTTAAAGTTACCATCGTTGTTACATTTCAGACAGAATTGTACAACGTGCAACCAAAATCTGATCCCCGAGCTTTTAGAAAAtgggtatgtatatatatatatatatatatatatatatatatatatatatatatatatatatatatatatatatatcctccaaTTCACTAGTTATTTTGTAATctcttttaataattaaattttgatTTCAGGTTGCAATGGAAAGTCTTCCTCTGGAGTTGGTTCAATCTCAGTGATCTGTTGTGTttgaatgtatatatatatatatatatatatatatatatatatatatatatatatatatatatatatatatatatatatatatatatatatatattccctgAGGTGTGTATTTGATTCCACTACCTTTTTCACTGTCTTCTGGACAATAGCTTTTTAAAAACATAATGTTTATATTTTGGTTGTGCATTTTATTTGGTGATCGGGAGTGTTGTTCATTTTCACCTTTATTAACAAAGGTTTAGGAGAAACTGTAACCTTGAGGTAATGTAATGGCAAACCGTAAATGCTAGtgctttttgttttaattttactTTTTAGAAAACAGTTGAATGAGCATTCATATACTTTGTTAGGAATCTTAGGTGGCGTTTGGCGCATAATATTTATGAAAGAAATAAAATCTGTTAGGAATTGGAATCCACTTCCATAGTCTGTTTGGTTGGCATGAAATGGAATTGGAATCCAATTCCATATTTTGTTTGTTTGGGTGGAAAGGGATTTGGAATGATGTAAAATGACATAATTTcccttcttttttctttttgcttaaatttttttatataagcTACATGAcgatggtgggtggtggtggtggtgggtggtggcggTGGTTGTGGGTGGTAGTGGCAGCGGTGGTGAAGGCGGTTGTGGTAGGTGGCggcagtggtgg
This window encodes:
- the LOC111920975 gene encoding uncharacterized protein LOC111920975 isoform X1 produces the protein MSVEIKLSRSNRTYRPHEPLQGKIITKFPSSVSHRGIHLTVNGSVNLQVRGGSAGLIESLYGVLKPIPILKKSIEVEPCGKISAGTTQIPFSIILKHKEEDTKFYETFHGANINIQYLLTVDVVRGYLHKSFSATVEFIIESELGGLPEKPVSPETVFFYITQDTQRHSLLHELKSGGFKVSGRICTQCLVGDPLVGEVTVEASAVPIYSIDIHLHRIESIMVGEKIATETSVLQTTQIADGDVCRSICLPIYVILPRLLTCPTVFAGPFSVEFKVTIVVTFQTELYNVQPKSDPRAFRKWVAMESLPLELVQSQ
- the LOC111920975 gene encoding uncharacterized protein LOC111920975 isoform X3; protein product: MSVEIKLSRSNRTYRPHEPLQGKIITKFPSSVSHRGIHLTVNGSVNLQVRGGSAGLIESLYGVLKPIPILYHFLLFSNIKKRIPNSMKLFMEQTLTSRQYLLTVDVVRGYLHKSFSATVEFIIESELGGLPEKPVSPETVFFYITQDTQRHSLLHELKSGGFKVSGRICTQCLVGDPLVGEVTVEASAVPIYSIDIHLHRIESIMVGEKIATETSVLQTTQIADGDVCRSICLPIYVILPRLLTCPTVFAGPFSVEFKVTIVVTFQTELYNVQPKSDPRAFRKWVAMESLPLELVQSQ
- the LOC111920975 gene encoding uncharacterized protein LOC111920975 isoform X2; translation: MSVEIKLSRSNRTYRPHEPLQGKIITKFPSSVSHRGIHLTVNGSVNLQVRGGSAGLIESLYGVLKPIPILLVQAQHRYHFLLFSNIKKRIPNSMKLFMEQTLTSRQYLLTVDVVRGYLHKSFSATVEFIIESELGGLPEKPVSPETVFFYITQDTQRHSLLHELKSGGFKVSGRICTQCLVGDPLVGEVTVEASAVPIYSIDIHLHRIESIMVGEKIATETSVLQTTQIADGDVCRSICLPIYVILPRLLTCPTVFAGPFSVEFKVTIVVTFQTELYNVQPKSDPRAFRKWVAMESLPLELVQSQ